TAATTTTTTCGGTTTAATGACCGGTtcgattctgaaaacattggttcTAACTAATATTTTGAAATCTAGATGAGACCGATAGACCCAACGGTCGAACCGATGGCCTCTTCGATTTGGCTAATTGGATTATTCAAAGGTTGGATTAGTGCCAAACCACCTGAACCAGCGATCAACCATccaattcaattctaaaaacattggttTTAACTATTGAAATTAGAGCAATTGAGCACCTACAGCTTAAGAACACCATGTTACAATGTTGTAGAAGCTTGTAGGTAtgctttttttatataagaaagtTCTAGGTACTTGTATCTTTATTTGGATCTTCATGCTCGCTTTTTTGTCAATCTAGATTCATGACCTTGCAAGAAAGAAATATGCAACTTCCCCTCCCCCCCAAATGATGTAAAGTGGATCTTTCCTTACATTAAAACTAACATTTTGAGTTTAGTGTTTtggtttatattatatatactaatattttatttatcttcaatTGCTTATTGTTGTTGAGAACATCGCCTTGTTCCCCCTAATATTTATGTTTGAACTTTAAACTATGTTTAGTTCTCAGAAggtactaaaaaagaaaaattatgagagAAAAGGttttgttatatttggtttcactaGGGAAAATacgaaaaagtcaaatataattaaaactaagtTAAAATGTATACATTTTAAACTTATCTAATCTTtacatagaaaatgaaaaagaagtgaaatgagcttgaaataatatataaatataaatgaaacaatttttgTAGATTTGCAGGCCTCAAATTGATCTATGAATAAACAATTGTGAATCTTTaattttatggtaaataaataattcataataaCATATAGCTAGGGATCTTAATGCATTAGAAGTTTCACAAAAGTTTATTTCTTAGTGAAAGATAGTGTTTGCTTTTGTTGTTACACTcgaaaaaaattgagaaactGCTATCTCGAAGCAAGGTATTGTTATTGTAATAGAAGCATGTTGTGCTTATAGTAGTGTGCATAATACatatagattatgtttggttttcaaaaattttgaggaaaaatgagagggaaagaaaataaaaaggaaaaatagaaagaaaggaaaaataaaaagtgttaaaaatagactcaaaatcaataaattattttcttcttcaaactttcacttattttcctatattatataaaaattaaataattttaaaatgtataaatttttaattaattttaattatatcttattttccataatgaaactaaatatgagaaaataattttctttaattttttctttccttagtagtttttgaaaccaaacatagtcataTTGTTTGTATAATAAGGAGGTTCTATTGTAAagatgaaatcaaaatcaagagagAGTTGAAACCATGTGAGAACACACATGAACCCATTGTTATgcagaaaattttggaaagaaacATAAGCAGATGATTTTATTTATGTACACCAACTGCTAATAGACATAAGCATTAAAACGCCAGACTTGGCATCTGCAGATGGCCTGAGATCCACATCTACACAGTTCCCACATCGAACTGTTtcttattctctctctctctctctctctctctctctctctctctctcattcttaCACACCAAGACAAGCTTATGGTGCGCTGACAGTCCTCCTCAGCTTTTTCAACTGTTTTGCTATCTTTTGTGCCTTCGTTGCTTCCTTACCTTCTATAGCTTGCTGCTTGTACATGCAGAAGAATTAAATTCATTCAATCAGAAGTGAAAGTAATATAAATCTATGCAAATGGGTGTTACATAAATGTGAGTACAGATtgatatgattttataaaaggaaTCAAAAGAACAACATGGAATGCATGCTATTGTGCATCTTAATTTGTTAAACTTGATTGAATCATACTTTACCTTTTCTCTCCGCTTACGTTCAGCCTCGGCCTATACCAATGAGAAATGTTTACATAAGTATACACAAGTCAGAAACAATGTCAGTGGAGtaaaaaaattctcttcttGTATATTTTCTGAAAGACATGCATCCTCTCTTACCACAATTTTCTTGAGCTttgtattttcttctttaagCTGATTCAGTTCTAGTTCCAGCTCCACAGTATAAGCCTGTAGTAGAACAAATCAAATAGGTTATTGTTTAAGCTTCATGGTTGATAGAACAAAAGCAAACACATTCTCACATAGAATATCAACCTAATTGGTTACAAGGATGATACCTGCTTCCTGGCTCGTGATCGGGCTGCGGACTCTCTATTTTTTATCATCCTACGCTGTCGACGCTCCACCGCCATCTCAAGTGTACCATCTGTTGTCCTCTTTCTGCCTCTCTGCCCACCTGGCTGTGGTGcactttctcctttttcttcttccttagtatTGGATGACTCTCCTGGAAACTTATTACCTTGTGCAAGATAGGCTGCAAGATCATTGCTTGACAAGTTGTTACCAGAATTCTGTGAAGCGGAGAATTCCAAACCCATCATATTTCCGATGCCAAAGGTTGTCTCCAAGtttgtattattatttggaAAGCTCCCGGAACGTTGAGTAGGTGTTAGCATATGTCGCTTGGAAGAGCCTGATGCTTCTTCAACAAACACGTCTTGAACAACCCCTGCTTTGACTAAAAAGTCTTCCAAAGTCATCTCCCCAAAGGTTTGTTCACCTTGAACTGAATCGTTACTGCCATCGTTGTTGGAATTTTGCTGctgtttgtttttgttgattTCAGACCACACCTCATCTATAGTTTTCTTGCAAAGTGGAGGAGGGATGGAGAAAGATGCTTGTCGGGGGAGATCAGTCTGGTCAGCCATGTGTTTATCATTATTCAGTTCGTCTTGGCTGGATACCGAAAAGAGTATGTTTTCATCTCCATTCCATATGCTGTTGATGAGTTCATCCATGTTCATGGACCCAAAAGACTTTCCACTCCTGACTTGGTACTCATCAAGAGTAAGTGAGAAGACCGAATTCTGTCGAATTGGTGCAGGAAACAAAGAGTCTTCTTGATGCAATTGTGGTGGTGATTTTGGTTTAACCTTTCCAGAATCAGACTCAGAAACCACCATTTTTGTATGCAAAAAGAGATGTTATTTTCCTGTAGCAAGAGATCACAGATGTTAATTCTAGGCCTAAATGTGTTCCTGGTGGATATAGAGAGACTCAGTTTGTTGATGAAACACTGATTTGACCTATGCTAAACACAAAATATTATTCACTCAAAATGAAATTCAAGAAGATGAACACTTGAAGGTAGCATGGAGAAATTAATGATACAAAGGATCCAGGACATCAATCCTTTTtggaaagaacaaaaaaaaaaaaaaaattcaatgagaATAGAAACTTACATCTATGAAAGGAATGCAAACATTTGTTTTCCCTACACATATAACAAACATAAGGAAAATTGTGACACAAAGCTTTCTTAGACCTTAAGCATGATACtttctttttaaagttaaaacaTCCACCAAGATATCTAATAAAAATCATCAAGAAAATTAAGACAAACTCTTCTTAGATCCTAAGTACATGCACTTTTTTTAGCTAAAAGACCCACCAATTTATTGACTTCCTTTAAACaatgattatatataatattaataaacattctgaaaaagaaaaaaaataacttaatttattgaATCAATAAGAATAAACAAGGGAATTGTTgatataattatgataatttggACCCTTCAATCTCAACTTTGCTATTGCCATTTTTAACCACATATAAGGGATAATCACTAGTAGGTTTGCATTCTATAACATTGAAAGGGCGAAATTCCCAAAAAACTTAGTAGTTATAGATCTTATAATACATTAATATCATGAATGACCCATGGAAAGCATGTGTTAAAGGATTATAGAGAATATGAAAATTCaagtttaaaattaaacatagaAAGTAGTAGACTATCCATAAAACCATTCAATCTATGATTATCAAGACCAATATCAAAGTAAAATTTAGAAGAATCGTACTTCTCCCTTAATCTTGACAATCCACGAAAGTGTTACTTATATTCTCAATAACCAAACAAATATTCATCTAGCTTATTGTACTATATCATCAAAAGGAACAAACAGTATGCAATGTGATGCATTTTCATTCATGACTAATGCAAATATTAGGTTTCCTACAACAAAATCTCGGTAAAACTACATTATTTAAACCACAAACCCTTACCTTCTTTTTTGGTCTTCTTTCAAAACTTACCGCTccagagagaagaagaagaagaagaagagcttCGTTGATGTTCGATTGATACTTTCAATAATTCTATAAACTATATATAGAAATCAAAGTatccaaaaatagaaaaagtattCTAACAAAATCCGAGCGGATTcgatttttcactttttctaaaTCATGAAGATTCGATAGCAGTAATTGCGCATATCTAGTTCGCTATTTCAAATACTTTGTATGTATAAAAATAGTCTAACCAAATTCACAATTATTTAAAGTTGAAATCTCCATGAATTCAATCCATGATAAAAGATGGCTCTTCTGCCTTATCAGTTTTAGGTCTATAGTTGCAAAAGGTGTTTGCTTAGGTCTCGCAAGTGACCGGGAAATTTGAAGCCTTGGCTTTTCACATTTTGAGGACTTAAGCAAGGGTCTTCAAAGAGGTGACGCCTATATTGTCTTGACCAATAAAATAAGTCAATGGAGGTGagcccccatttttttttataatattaaaatgacaGTGAAAATAATGTTTTGATTGTTTGAATATTACTATTGCTAGATGATAACATATATTTTTGCCTCCTTGTTTCCCTTAGGTTATTGCCTTGTTTCTCACTTTCACCTAAGACAAAATAGGGCAATACTACTTGACATGTATTTtcctttaataatatatttttgggtCCAATATTGCATTTTGTCGATGGTAAACTCATTCCAACTTTTAATACATTGTAGCAGATAGAAATCTTTTTAGTGTCTTTTCTCTATCATTCCTCAAGACCTAATCTAAGGGTGTGACAATCATTTCACTCTTCAAGCCTGAAGGTTCAAAGTGTAAATTGAGTCAACCCTTGTAGTGGGTCTTAGGGCATGATAGAGTGGTATTAGAGCCTATCCTCTACCCTGGTGTGGGGTTTGTTTGACCCTATGAaaggtgtttgtttgtttagcCTCATAATCTTATAGGACACTACGAGGATGTTGTGTTTACATGAGGGGTGTTTGTAATATCCCACGTCGAATAGAGGAGAAAATTCCTaatactatataagtatgagtCCTTCTTAACCCTATAGATGCGTTTTAAAACTATGAGGGTCCCTTTGGGTTTAGAGCGGATACACGATTTGGAGTAGGTCCTTACAAATGGTATCATAAATGATCTTCGATCCTAGTGTGAGGGTTTGTTTAGCCCTGTGATGGGCATTTGTTTGTTTGGCCTcgtaatcccatgggacacaataAGAAAGTTGTGTTTGTAATATCCCATATCAGATAAGGGAGAAACTTCCTAgtactatataagtatgagtCACTTTTAACTCcatagacgtgttttaaaattatgaggGCTCATTTGGGTCCAGaatgaataatatttacacggttgggagcgggTTGTTATAGGCTAAGGTAGACTCTTACCAACTAATAAATCTAaacattaaatttcttttataagtgtttttttGCCTTAATTATTATATGAAGTGATtgtattcataaaaaaaaagaaaaaaaaaaaggtaataggTTATGTAGTTAATTAGAAGTGTTGGAGAGCTTCAAAGGAACAAACCAATTTCAATATTCTAGAGGgcataaaaaaatgtgtttgtttGCTTGGACTTTGGGAAATAAccaaaagtaaaaacaattgaaagagAAAAACTAAATGAAAGGAAGAATACTTATATTAGAGTTTAATGAACCATAAAACTGAAGATAAGAACCAATGATTAAGAGAACTTCAATTTAGATCAAACATCATGAAtgtacaaaaagaaaaaaagaaaaaaaaaagaaatatgaacaAGTGCTTTCTAATTGATTTgctattttatttaatgataaaaatagttAACGTTAAAAGGGTGATTACCAAGCACCATATTGAGTGACCTTTCAGCATCATGAGTTGTTAAATCAAGAGAGACAAACCAAGATAGATAAAGATGAGCTAATGAAAGCTATTAGGGTAGTAGAAACTGTGATGCCttgttatgaaaataaaaaataacaaaaagaaaaaaaatcacttacaaaaagaaaatacaaggtTTAACATGGTTGAACTAATCATACATACATTCATATATTAgaacaaatcaatttttatgCATGATACACTATATAGTGTTGAAGGGAAATACTATTCATCCCATAatgttgtttattttaaatgaagTTGTAAAGGTATTATTTGTTAGTCTATAATAGTATGAAACAAGGAAATACATTTTTGTATATTATAGTTGTGTATTATTATTgctcaaaaggaaaaatattcttaCAATTTCTTCTATAATTTTGACACTCCCTCTTAAGTTGAGACAAAATATTAATAGTTCTCGTTCTTTTCACAAATAGAGCTAagggtttttaaaataaataaataaataaatttatagggTTTAGCAAAAATGTAAGCTATTTGGTGCTTTGTAATAGAAATGTAGTAACAATTTCTTCTCATTCCATTTTAAGTGAATATAATGAAAAtctactttgatttatttttcttttcatgaaaaaaaggatgtatttttcttttcattaaattttttttctatctaaCGATATGGATGATGACTTGAATGTTAACACAATAAAGAGGAGTTAGATTTGACATCGGTATTCCAATTTCTAGTAAAAAGATTATCAACTAAGTCAACTCACATAttgaattttcctttgtttgatACTTTGTATTTGTATTAGAAATGAGTTGCAACTCTCTTGCTTCTCCATATTATGAGATTAACTCTAATGAGAATATAATAATTAGTTGTTGATTCTTTATCATAGGGAAATTTCACCTAATTAGAGTATATCCATTACTATGAACATATATgaagaataaataaagaagacCACAACAACGAGCTCCCTTAAGATATTTCAAAAATTGTGCGATTGCATTTAATTGACAAACACCCAGGATGATCACAAATATGTGAACAACATTGATTACATAAGATATATCTAGTTGATAGTGGTTATAAATTAGCTTTCACACTTGTCTTCTATATAATTTAGAATTATCCATTAACTCTCCATCATTAAGTAACTTTTGATTAGTTTCCAGGCACACAACAAGTTTAATAACAAGATAACTTGTATATTTTAGAATACCAAAAGTATACTTTCAGAATACCAAAAGTATACTTTCTTTAAGACACAAATATCTCTATTTGACCTTAAAACTTTAAAtcctataaaataataaagtttgcCAAGATCTTTGGTATGAAAGCTAATCATCAAGATTAAAATGCCATGGTATgcccttt
The sequence above is drawn from the Vitis riparia cultivar Riparia Gloire de Montpellier isolate 1030 chromosome 6, EGFV_Vit.rip_1.0, whole genome shotgun sequence genome and encodes:
- the LOC117916281 gene encoding ABSCISIC ACID-INSENSITIVE 5-like protein 1; the protein is MVVSESDSGKVKPKSPPQLHQEDSLFPAPIRQNSVFSLTLDEYQVRSGKSFGSMNMDELINSIWNGDENILFSVSSQDELNNDKHMADQTDLPRQASFSIPPPLCKKTIDEVWSEINKNKQQQNSNNDGSNDSVQGEQTFGEMTLEDFLVKAGVVQDVFVEEASGSSKRHMLTPTQRSGSFPNNNTNLETTFGIGNMMGLEFSASQNSGNNLSSNDLAAYLAQGNKFPGESSNTKEEEKGESAPQPGGQRGRKRTTDGTLEMAVERRQRRMIKNRESAARSRARKQAYTVELELELNQLKEENTKLKKIVAEAERKRREKQAIEGKEATKAQKIAKQLKKLRRTVSAP